A region from the Fusarium musae strain F31 chromosome 1, whole genome shotgun sequence genome encodes:
- a CDS encoding hypothetical protein (EggNog:ENOG41), whose translation MASLPSYQDAISPDWLPLVAPYVSPKDYPALCGVSRRYWDVFAPRIWSRIPRSDIVASLDEAEYDMDWLMNSVFNGVSRVRSETLSLVRVFDARSIRDTYSLSMGPNLNTSLKNALKFLPNLICILIDGHEDLDPSESLAEVGHQLQLLSMAGCPVSLSNKFINTLRGIVYLDLSYTSVSLRPLFQDDVLPELRALKIQGKEVDDTTVENLTARFGTRLWSLDLSNNKLTDKALDSIAAHCLCPSDLPPDTNFDVEGKLEFGRTTPDFGTWTRIVESEWSASFSHPNRHFVDAPLYDLHDTLPQECASKRLDGMFPIKSDAADAVCRGLLGEDPYFPPASFQASQGLTHLNLSGNGVSALSVMKLLTLCRGRLEQFSCDSMMLVPPLKGTMAAVWWPKAAKLYGFYATHTLRPVLSSNLQVVKLHHSVVTQIPTLELEGFSSMACLHIAENILLPRADMAFPEPFVPDMNPRITSLTLTHIPRRSSGPLINRLISFLKLLSAQERALFDLSSRRGPSVLAGLCHFRLEFEQDAYEGDAYTAGEIDAEELLNSGDKGFSFFDDEASGHPRPVRELAISPPQKREQTEFSVSQREKEQETDYLDIDVWVDGKSTRVQVWVGSASNESSNPMLRDYRELALHYKVHDRIGPASPAQIRAGVPSSALVFHTAWCMAIMPCRHRSAAIKEPTRVELDAMKDVLFELKQFRLQGRAKYLKLQGNSASGTCPPGPPHGYWLGKLEVSTHQRALRSKTADYWR comes from the exons ATGGCTTCGCTTCCATCTTACCAAGATGCCATCTCTCCCGACTGGCTGCCCCTAGTGGCTCCTTACGTATCTCCCAAAGACTACCCGGCATTGTGCGGCGTGAGTCGCCGTTACTGGGACGTTTTTGCCCCACGCATATGGAGTCGTATCCCACGCTCAGACATTgttgccagccttgatgaagcagaaTATG ATATGGATTGGTTGATGAACTCTGTCTTCAACGGCGTCAGTCGGGTAAGATCCGAGACGTTGAGCCTTGTTCGAGTTTTTGATGCTCGCTCCATCAGGGACACATATTCTCTTAGCATGGGTCCCAACCTCAATACGAGCTTGAAGAATGCACTCAAGTTCTTACCAAACCTGATCTGTATTCTCATCGATGGCCATGAAGATCTTGACCCTTCTGAATCCTTGGCAGAGGTCGGacatcagcttcagctcctcAGCATGGCCGGTTGCCCCGTGTCACTGTCAaacaagttcatcaacaCCCTTCGCGGAATTGTCTACCTAGATCTGTCGTATACTTCGGTATCACTCCGTCCCCTATTCCAAGATGATGTGCTCCCTGAATTACGTGCCCTGAAAATCCAAGGCAAGGAGGTCGACGACACCACCGTTGAGAATCTAACCGCTCGATTTGGAACTCGTCTATGGAGCTTGGACTTGAGTAATAACAAGCTAACAGACAAGGCGCTCGATAGTATCGCGGCTCATTGTTTGTGTCCATCCGATCTTCCCCCAGATACCAACTTTGATGTCGAGGGTAAGCTGGAATTCGGACGCACAACCCCTGACTTTGGGACCTGGACTCGCATTGTTGAGTCTGAATGGAGTGCCTCTTTCAGTCACCCAAACAGACATTTCGTCGACGCGCCGTTGTATGATCTTCACGATACATTGCCCCAAGAATGTGCATCTAAACGACTGGACGGGATGTTCCCCATCAAATCAGATGCGGCGGACGCCGTTTGCCGGGGCCTCCTAGGCGAGGACCCCTATTTCCCACCAGCGAGCTTTCAAGCTTCGCAAGGGCTTACGCATCTCAACCTCTCTGGCAATGGGGTCTCAGCCCTCAGCGTCATGAAGCTACTTACGCTGTGCCGTGGACGCCTCGAGCAGTTTAGCTGCGACTCGATGATGCTGGTTCCGCCTCTGAAAGGGACTATGGCCGCAGTGTGGTGGCCTAAGGCGGCTAAACTCTATGGCTTTTATGCTACACATACACTACGACCCGTGCTGTCGTCCAACTTGCAGGTAGTCAAGCTACACCATTCAGTAGTGACTCAAATTCCCACATTGGAACTTGAGGGATTCTCCAGCATGGCTTGTCTGCACATCGCTGAGAACATACTACTGCCGCGGGCTGACATGGCCTTCCCCGAGCCATTTGTCCCTGATATGAACCCACGCATCACCTCACTGACGCTGACACATATTCCGCGACGCTCGAGCGGCCCGCTGATCAATAGACTGATTTCCTTCCTAAAACTCCTCTCTGCGCAGGAGCGTGCGCTTTTTGACCTGTCATCTCGGCGGGGTCCCAGCGTTTTGGCCGGCCTCTGTCACTTCCGGCTCGAGTTCGAGCAGGATGCTTACGAGGGCGATGCCTACACTGCCGGCGAAATAGATGCTGAGGAACTGCTGAACTCAGGCGATAAGGGGTTCAGTTTCTTTGATGACGAGGCCAGCGGGCACCCACGGCCCGTTCGAGAGCTAGCTATCTCTCCCCCTCAGAAACGGGAACAGACAGAGTTTTCCGTTTCCCAAAGGgagaaggagcaggagaCTGACTACCTGGACATAGACGTCTGGGTGGATGGAAAGTCCACTAGGGTCCAGGTATGGGTCGGCTCAGCCTCTAACGAAAGTAGCAACCCCATGCTACGAGACTATCGAGAACTGGCGTTGCATTACAAAGTGCATGATCGTATCGGACCGGCCTCCCCTGCACAAATACGTGCGGGCGTCCCCTCTTCGGCACTCGTCTTTCACACAGCATGGTGTATGGCGATCATGCCCTGTCGGCATAGGTCAGCCGCCATCAAAGAGCCCACAAGGGTTGAGCTTGACGCGATGAAAGACGTCCTGTTTGAGCTAAAACAGTTTCGACTCCAAGGCAGGGCAAAATACCTCAAGCTGCAAGGCAATTCTGCCAGTGGAACCTGTCCGCCTGGTCCACCCCATGGATACTGGCTTGGGAAGCTCGAGGTTTCGACTCACCAGAGGGCGCTACGGAGCAAAACCGCAGACTATTGGAGATGA